CGGTGGGAGTATCGGTAGTTTTTTCTAGATAGTAATCGTAATCACCTAAGTAAATCTTACTGCCCTGATCGCCAATATCAACGATTCTGTCGGCTAAAGTATTTAGGAGGTAACGATCATGGGAAACAAAGAGAACTGTGCCCTCAAAGTTCTTTAAGGCGTCTTCTAAGACTTCTTTGCTGTCGATATCCAAATGGTTGGTAGGTTCATCCATTACTAAGAAGTTATCATGTTCCATGGCCAATTTGGTCAACGTCAAGCGAGCTTTTTCACCACCGGAGAGTCCAGCAACGGGTTTTAGAACATCGTCGCCACTGAAAAGAAATGCTCCCAGCATATTTCTAATGATTTGTTCATCTAAGCGAGGGTAGAGATCCCAAATTTCATGGAGAACATCTTTTTTAGGATCTAAATTCTTTAAATTCTGATCGTAGTATCCGACTTGGACGTTAGCACCGAATTGAGCCGAACCTTTGATGAATGGAATTTGTCCTAAAATTGACTTGAGAAAAGTTGATTTTCCAATACCATTGGGTCCAATGATACCGACACGTTCACCTTTTTTGACATCTAAATTGATTGGTTCAGACATGATTTGATTGTCATAACCAATCGCGGCATCGCGAACAGAAAGAACGTCGTTACCACTTTCTTTATCAATTTCAAATTTAAAGTGAACCGATCCTTGATCGCTACCAGGACGGTCTAAAACATCCATATGCTCCAATTTCTTACGACGGCTTTGAGCCATTTTGGTGGTAGAAGCGCGAACGATATTTTTTTGGATATATTCTTCAGTCTTTTTAATTTCAGCTTGTTGTTCTTCATAATGTTTCCAAGCGACTTCTTGATTCTTTTTCTTCTCTTGAAGATAAAAAGTATAGTTACCGGAATAATGCGTTGAAGAGTGGTGATTGATCTCTACAATCTCAGTTACTACTTTATCCAAGAAATATTGGTCATGGGACACAATAACTAAGGCTCCACGATAGTTTTTCAAATAGCCTTCCAACCATTCGACAGTATTTATATCTAGGTGATTAGTAGGTTCATCCAATAGTAAGATGTCGTGGTGTTCTAAAAGCATTTTAGCCATTGCTAAACGAGATCTTTCACCACCAGATAATGTGGAAATGTTGTCTTGCCAAACATCTTCATCGAAGCCGAATCCCTTGAGGACGCTGCGGATTTCTGATTGATAGCCATAACCATTTTCACGTCGGAAAGTATTTTGTAATTGATCATATTGTTTTAAGAGAGAATCATAATCTTGCACAGTCGTGTCGGCTAATTTTTCTTCCAGACTATGCATCTTTTTTTCCTGAATCTTCAAATAATCAAAAACTTTTTCCATTTCGTTAAAAATTTTATTTTCGCTATTTAAGCCAGAATCCTGAGCTAAATAACCAATATTAGTATCCTTTTTGAGAGCAATATTTCCACTATTATAATTTTCTTGATCGGAGATAATTTTCAAAAGAGTAGATTTTCCGACTCCGTTCCGACCTACTAAGCCAATGCGGCTGTTGTCTTGCACCTCGAAACTAACATTTTCAAAAAGTTTCTTAGTACCAAAATTTTTAGTAATATTCTGTGCTTGTAATAAAATCAATTTAAAACTCCTTTATGTATTCACAATTTTATCATTATTTAATAATTTATGTCTTTATAGGTTTAACGTGTTGCGTTTTTGTCGATTTTTATTTACTATAAATGTTAGTGAAAACACACACATATGGTGGTAAATTATGACAAAAACAATAGTTCCAAACGCAACAATAAAGCGTTTACCAATCTATTATCGATATTTCCAATTTTTAAAAGATGAGGGTACAAAAAAAATCTCTTCTGGCGAATTGTCCGAAGGAGTCAAGATAGATAGTGCTACAATTAGACGTGACTTCTCATATCTAGGAGCACTTGGAAAACGTGGTTATGGCTACGATGTTAACAATTTGGTAGCTTTCTTTAAAAAGCTATTGAATCAAGATAAGCGTACTAATGTAGCCTTAATTGGTGTTGGTAATTTAGGTAATGCCTTATTAAATTATAACTTTTCTCGGACTAATAATGTTCGAATTGCAGCAGCTTTTGATGTAAATAAGGATATTGTTGGAACTGTTAAGAGTGGAGTTCCTGTTTATGACATTAGTGAATTAAAGGAACAGCTCCACTTGCAACAGATTGATGTCTGCATTTTAACGGTCTCTTCAAATGCTGCTCAAACAATAGCTGACTTATTGGCTGATGCGGGAGTTAGAGGGGTTCTGAACTTTACACCGGTTATTATCAACGTTCCAAGCAGTATTCGAGTTCATTATGTTGATTTAGCTAATGAATTGCAGACACTGATCTTTTTCTTAGATCGTGATAAGTCGAATAATAATGAAGAACAAGAAGAATAATATTTTTGGGGGAAAGTAATTATGAGTGAACCATTATTTCTAAAACCAGTATTCCACGAAAAAATTTGGGGTGGAAGAAAGCTTGCAACTAAGTTTGGTTATAAGATTCCTGATGGCACAATTGGAGAATGTTGGGCTATTTCAGGACATCCAAATGGTAGAACTAAGGTAGAAAATGGTGAATTTGCTGGTCAATATGTTGATGACCTGTGGAAGAATCATAGTGAACTATTTGGCAATCCGAAAGGCAAGGTCTTTCCACTTTTGACAAAGATTTTGGATGCTGAAGATAGTTTATCAGTTCAAGTTCATCCCGACAATG
This sequence is a window from Companilactobacillus alimentarius DSM 20249. Protein-coding genes within it:
- a CDS encoding ABC-F family ATP-binding cassette domain-containing protein, with protein sequence MILLQAQNITKNFGTKKLFENVSFEVQDNSRIGLVGRNGVGKSTLLKIISDQENYNSGNIALKKDTNIGYLAQDSGLNSENKIFNEMEKVFDYLKIQEKKMHSLEEKLADTTVQDYDSLLKQYDQLQNTFRRENGYGYQSEIRSVLKGFGFDEDVWQDNISTLSGGERSRLAMAKMLLEHHDILLLDEPTNHLDINTVEWLEGYLKNYRGALVIVSHDQYFLDKVVTEIVEINHHSSTHYSGNYTFYLQEKKKNQEVAWKHYEEQQAEIKKTEEYIQKNIVRASTTKMAQSRRKKLEHMDVLDRPGSDQGSVHFKFEIDKESGNDVLSVRDAAIGYDNQIMSEPINLDVKKGERVGIIGPNGIGKSTFLKSILGQIPFIKGSAQFGANVQVGYYDQNLKNLDPKKDVLHEIWDLYPRLDEQIIRNMLGAFLFSGDDVLKPVAGLSGGEKARLTLTKLAMEHDNFLVMDEPTNHLDIDSKEVLEDALKNFEGTVLFVSHDRYLLNTLADRIVDIGDQGSKIYLGDYDYYLEKTTDTPTVETTQTSTVSEKKVQYQQSKEQQKQERKLRREVESLEQQLSDLEEKNTAIQKEMTKDENLTSYSKLADLQKELDENKQQQDKIEEQWTEKSVELEEFKN
- a CDS encoding redox-sensing transcriptional repressor Rex — protein: MTKTIVPNATIKRLPIYYRYFQFLKDEGTKKISSGELSEGVKIDSATIRRDFSYLGALGKRGYGYDVNNLVAFFKKLLNQDKRTNVALIGVGNLGNALLNYNFSRTNNVRIAAAFDVNKDIVGTVKSGVPVYDISELKEQLHLQQIDVCILTVSSNAAQTIADLLADAGVRGVLNFTPVIINVPSSIRVHYVDLANELQTLIFFLDRDKSNNNEEQEE